A portion of the Polaribacter cellanae genome contains these proteins:
- a CDS encoding FecR family protein yields MKDILKISNLIIKKKLKILTAQERIALKELYKEYPSSKKIDFEKVADRLSKYETINKEQAWENIILKREKIQKKTRTNKPLFKKNWFKYAIAAMFVGVLATSYFYKNSSFNNVTEKHISKKVDTIIIPGSNKATLTLANGTSILLEKGASFSTKNANSNGEKLFYKNKKQKVTKIAYNYLTIPRGGEFFLKLSDDTKVWLNSETQLKYPVTFIEEKTRKVELIYGEAYFVVSPSTQHKGAKFKVINSAQEIDVLGTEFNIKAYKDETNIYTTLVEGKVLININDRKQQLIPKQQLNYNLTTNTLTTQKVDVYNEISWKDGLFSFDNKSLKEMMKVLSRWYDVDIIIKNKKIENEEFIGVLRKQQQIEDILNSIKNFGTIKNFKIIDKKIILE; encoded by the coding sequence ATGAAAGATATTTTAAAAATATCGAATCTTATAATTAAGAAGAAGCTGAAAATATTAACGGCTCAAGAAAGAATAGCCTTAAAAGAGCTGTATAAAGAATATCCATCTTCAAAAAAAATAGATTTTGAAAAAGTGGCAGATAGACTTTCCAAATACGAAACCATTAATAAAGAACAAGCTTGGGAAAATATCATTCTAAAAAGAGAAAAAATCCAAAAAAAGACCAGGACAAACAAACCTCTGTTTAAAAAAAATTGGTTTAAATACGCTATTGCAGCAATGTTTGTGGGAGTTTTAGCTACGAGTTATTTTTATAAAAACAGTTCGTTTAATAACGTTACAGAGAAACATATTTCTAAAAAAGTTGATACAATCATTATTCCTGGTAGCAATAAAGCCACACTAACTTTGGCAAATGGAACTTCTATCCTGTTAGAAAAAGGAGCCTCTTTTTCAACAAAAAATGCAAATAGTAATGGCGAAAAATTATTTTATAAAAATAAGAAACAAAAAGTTACAAAAATTGCATACAACTATTTAACAATTCCTAGAGGTGGAGAATTTTTTCTAAAATTATCTGACGACACCAAAGTATGGTTAAACTCCGAAACACAATTAAAATACCCAGTTACATTTATAGAAGAAAAAACACGAAAAGTTGAATTAATATATGGTGAAGCCTATTTTGTTGTTTCACCAAGTACACAACACAAAGGTGCAAAATTTAAGGTAATTAATAGCGCACAAGAAATAGATGTTTTAGGAACGGAATTTAATATAAAAGCCTATAAAGATGAAACAAATATTTACACCACTTTAGTAGAAGGTAAAGTTTTAATAAATATAAATGATAGAAAACAACAATTAATTCCAAAACAACAATTAAACTACAATCTTACAACAAACACCCTAACCACGCAAAAAGTAGATGTTTACAACGAAATTTCGTGGAAAGATGGCTTGTTTAGCTTTGATAATAAATCCTTGAAAGAAATGATGAAAGTACTATCTCGTTGGTATGATGTAGATATTATAATAAAAAATAAAAAAATAGAAAATGAAGAATTCATTGGAGTTTTAAGAAAACAACAACAAATTGAAGACATCCTAAACAGTATTAAAAATTTCGGAACAATTAAAAACTTTAAAATAATAGATAAAAAAATAATTTTAGAATAA
- a CDS encoding sigma-70 family RNA polymerase sigma factor, whose protein sequence is MVATKSIHIKENFKQIFDDNYEALVLYATRFLPLKETSEDLVQDIFADLWNKEQTFPDNISLKSYLYKVTRNKCYNVIKHYKVKDKHSLNTIKTLHDDNLFFKHILEEEIVKQLYQAIETLSDRKKEIIKLSLKGIKNNEISENLGIKLQTVKTLKSQAYKTLREQFRELENTIYFLLFGNKLISSSKKNTFLIVPF, encoded by the coding sequence TTGGTAGCAACAAAAAGTATACATATTAAAGAGAATTTTAAACAAATTTTCGATGATAATTACGAAGCATTAGTTCTTTATGCAACAAGATTTTTACCTCTAAAAGAAACTAGCGAAGATTTAGTACAAGATATCTTTGCCGATTTATGGAATAAAGAACAAACCTTCCCAGACAATATATCTCTTAAGTCTTACTTGTACAAAGTAACTCGTAATAAATGTTACAATGTAATTAAACATTATAAAGTAAAAGACAAACATTCTTTAAATACAATTAAGACACTACATGACGATAATTTGTTTTTTAAACACATATTAGAAGAAGAAATTGTAAAACAATTATATCAGGCAATAGAAACTTTATCCGACCGTAAGAAAGAAATTATAAAACTTAGCTTAAAAGGTATAAAAAATAATGAAATTTCAGAAAATTTAGGCATTAAACTACAAACCGTAAAAACCCTTAAATCTCAAGCCTACAAGACTTTAAGAGAACAGTTTAGAGAACTGGAAAACACTATTTACTTCTTATTATTTGGCAATAAACTAATTAGTTCTTCAAAAAAAAACACATTTCTAATAGTACCATTTTAA
- a CDS encoding RNA polymerase sigma factor: MKVNFSNDIDLISSLKKGEEIGYAYLVTSYHKKLCVYACSLNNNPDLAEDIVQNVFVSIWKNRHKLKDNFVVKSYLYKSVYNEFINQYRKNKKVSTLEKKYIDALSCIVEEYDDKPLAKQINIVKKEIDNLPHKCKQTFLLSKKEGLTNIEIAEYLNISIKSVEAHITKAFKILRKTLGTKIESILFLMLGKLYQK, from the coding sequence ATGAAAGTCAATTTTTCAAATGATATCGATTTAATAAGTTCCTTAAAAAAAGGAGAAGAAATAGGATATGCTTATTTGGTTACATCATACCATAAAAAACTTTGTGTTTATGCTTGTAGTTTAAACAATAATCCTGACTTAGCTGAAGATATTGTTCAAAATGTTTTTGTAAGTATTTGGAAAAATAGACATAAACTGAAAGATAATTTTGTTGTGAAAAGTTATTTATACAAATCTGTTTACAACGAATTTATCAATCAATACAGAAAAAATAAAAAGGTTAGTACTCTTGAAAAAAAATATATTGATGCTCTTTCTTGTATTGTTGAAGAATATGATGATAAACCTCTAGCAAAACAAATTAATATTGTAAAAAAAGAAATAGATAATTTACCTCATAAATGTAAGCAAACATTTTTATTAAGTAAAAAAGAAGGACTTACCAATATTGAAATTGCAGAATATTTAAATATTTCAATAAAATCGGTAGAAGCGCATATAACAAAAGCCTTTAAAATTTTAAGAAAAACTCTTGGAACTAAAATTGAAAGCATCTTATTTTTAATGTTAGGTAAGCTGTACCAGAAGTAA
- a CDS encoding FecR family protein: MVPEKIKNIIVKYLGNQAFSSEIEELEKWLEKDDNEKYFTEYVKVNFIIDLNFKKFNTLNSETKLLNLISREKKMQRLRRVKLFYRYVAVIVVFFSLAYFYTKKETINTAQQNITLKMDNGNIRVVEEQENANIKDKDGNVLGSQKGNVIEYNPKNKIEKLVYNTLTVPYGKRFVVKLSDGTKVNLNAGTSLRYPVKFLKGKKRQVFIENGEAFFNVTKDKKHPFIVSNKNLNIKVLGTKFNVSSYPEDKNIATVLVEGSVSLYVSNDIYEPKKATLLKPGYKADFSKKKASISIEKADVEVCTAWIDGRIILKHMKFNDIIKKLERHYNVKIINNNKFLGEEFITATFDIETIEQVFEAINELHPIKFKINKNQIIIN, from the coding sequence ATGGTTCCAGAGAAAATTAAAAATATTATTGTAAAGTACCTAGGTAATCAGGCTTTTAGTTCAGAAATAGAAGAATTGGAGAAATGGCTCGAGAAAGATGATAACGAAAAATATTTCACTGAATATGTTAAAGTCAATTTTATAATTGATCTTAATTTTAAAAAGTTTAACACTTTAAATTCGGAAACAAAATTATTAAATCTTATTTCCAGAGAAAAGAAAATGCAGAGATTAAGAAGAGTTAAATTGTTTTACAGGTATGTTGCAGTTATAGTAGTTTTTTTCTCCTTAGCTTACTTCTACACTAAAAAAGAAACAATAAATACTGCTCAGCAAAATATCACATTAAAAATGGATAATGGAAATATTAGGGTTGTTGAGGAACAAGAAAATGCTAATATAAAAGATAAAGACGGAAATGTATTGGGGAGTCAAAAAGGAAATGTTATTGAGTACAATCCTAAAAATAAAATAGAGAAACTTGTATATAATACTTTAACGGTTCCCTATGGAAAACGTTTTGTTGTAAAGTTATCTGATGGCACAAAGGTGAATTTAAATGCAGGTACCTCTTTAAGGTATCCTGTAAAATTTTTAAAAGGTAAAAAAAGGCAAGTATTTATTGAAAATGGAGAAGCCTTTTTTAACGTGACTAAAGATAAAAAACACCCTTTTATAGTAAGTAATAAAAATTTAAATATAAAGGTTTTAGGAACAAAATTTAATGTAAGTTCTTATCCAGAAGATAAAAATATAGCTACAGTTTTGGTAGAGGGTTCAGTAAGTTTATATGTTTCTAATGATATTTATGAACCTAAAAAAGCTACATTATTAAAACCAGGTTATAAAGCAGATTTTAGTAAAAAGAAGGCCTCTATTAGTATAGAAAAAGCGGATGTAGAAGTATGTACAGCTTGGATTGATGGAAGAATTATATTAAAACACATGAAGTTTAATGATATTATAAAAAAGTTAGAACGCCATTACAATGTAAAAATAATTAATAATAATAAATTTTTGGGAGAAGAATTTATTACTGCAACATTTGATATTGAAACAATAGAGCAAGTATTTGAAGCAATTAACGAATTACATCCTATCAAATTTAAAATAAATAAAAATCAAATAATAATTAACTAA